TCTGTGAAGGCTTTAAGCACAGCTGTCTTGTATCGACCGATTATGTCTATGTCCTCCGCATAGCCTAGGAGTTGGGTGGATTTGTTGAAGATAGTGCCCTCCGTGCTCACACCTGCCTTACGCACTATCTTCTCCAGGACTATGTTAAAGAAGTCATATGACAACGCACCTCCTTGTCTAAACCCTGCGCAAGTTTGGAATAACTCATAAGCTCTTGGCGGTGGATGCTATCATAAGTAGctttaaagtcgatgaaaatatggtgggtttcgacttgaaattcgttggtcttttccaggatttgcctCAGTGTCaatatttggtctatcgttgttCTGCCTGGCCTAGAGCTACACTGGTACGTGCCGATATTTGTGttgcagaaaggtttaagaCGCTCACACAGTACGTTGGATAGGATTTTGTATGCAACATTAAGCAGGGATATGCCACGGTAGTTTTTGTATAATATCGGGTCGCCTTTTTTGTAGATGGGGCATATGGAGCTTATCGACCAGTCAGTGGGTATGCATTCTTCCTCCCACACGTTGGTGATGACCTGGTACATGCGGTTTATTAAAACACTTCCTTCATGTTTAAAGAGTTCCGCGGGTATGCCATCCGACCCGGCAGACTTGACTGGTCTTGTTTCTTTCTCGTCATTATCTTCCTCGACATTTTGCGAATTCAGCAGCAGTTAGAAGTGCTGCTTGAAAACATCTACCATTCCCTGTGGTTCGGTGACTAGGTTTCCTTCTCTGTTTCAAAGAGCTTGTGTCCCGGTTCTGAAACCATAAGCTAATTGCTTCGACCTTTTAAAGAAACGTCGGCTGTTGTTCTTGGCCCGAGACTCCTCTAGATCTTTGAGCTGAAAAACTGCGGATGCTCTTTTCTTCCTTCGCATGGTCTTTGTCTCATTTCTCCTTTTCGTGCGGTACTCTTCCCTTGCTGCTCTTGTTTTCCGTTGCAGCATCTGCACACGTGCATTTTCCGTCTCTCTTTTCAATATCACGCACTcatcatcataccacgggttctTTTTCGGGTGTGGCTGGTAACCTATGGTGGTCTCGGCTACATTTGTTATTATTTCGCGATATTGGTTCCACAATGTGCTGACGTCTGTAGTATTTGGGAAGACGGCGCGCGGTGGAAAGTCGCTCGCTCAGGCGCTCACTGTAGTCTCTGGCATTCTCCAATGTGCTAAGGCAACCGATGTTCTTTCTTTGGGCCGCACGTGTTTTTTTGTCGTTTGATATTCGAGCTCCAAACTTAGGCACTACCAGAAAGTGGTCAGAGTCGACATTTGCTCCTCGGAAAGTGTGCATGTTCAGGATGTTGGATGCGTGCTGTGCGCCGATTAGCTCATGGTCGATTTGGTTGGTGGTTCGACCATCCGAAGATCGCCAGGTTTTTGTGTAGATCTTCCGTCTTGGTAACCTAGTGCTACTTATCGCCGCATTACGAGCTGCAGCAAAGTCGATTAGTCGGAAACCGTTATCTGTTGCTTCTTCGTGGAGGCTATGCTTTCCAACTAATCCGCGAAAGATGTCTTCCTTCCCGATTtttgcattgaagtctccgagTACGATTTTGACGTTGTACTTTGGACAGCATCATCGGTAGGGGCGTGTGCACATATTATACTGATGTTCTGTAATGTGGCTTTGATGCGGATCACAGCCAGGCAATCACTTTGAAATCCATGACTTTCGATCTAATCCGATTTCCCacgacgaagccgcatccaaatatatGCAATCTTTGATGACAGCTATAATAAATGTCgcaattctttctcttcattatCCCTGATGCTATCCATCATATTTCCTGGATCGCAGTAATATCTGCCTTTTAGTGCGAGAGAACAGATTGAAGTTTTTGAGTGTAGAGCCTTCTTAAATTCCAGGTACAAACTATCAATGCGAAGTCCGTTGAAGTTCCGGGTCTGATTACCATAAGAGGCTGTTCATTATCCGAGGCTGGTATCTCCCCCTCTAATCGTCCTACTATcaacaagacttatatacacttcgtgtcacatgaatagggacaagctttttATATGGAAAGAATTAAGTatgtataaattttatattgcacacacatttttttaataagttaagATACACAAGTTTTATGGCATTTTTCCCAaaaaggtcataaaaagtacctgttttttgttttacatgaaTAAGGATAAGATATTCATTTACCTGTAAGatactttaaattaaagaaagtaACAAAAAGTCTAATGGTTTAGGTATATACTATTTTATTGCATGGATTAACTTAACGCGTGCTCCCTCCTGATTTCTGAACTACTTCAAGTAACCTGTGGTGTATGGATGTCGTACATGGTCTACCTTCTGTATCACCCGATCAAAAGCCGATCTTCTGTCATTTAACCCAGCTTCTGCTCTGGTTTTACTAATGGAAAGTCTTGAATTTGAAACGATATCGCTATCTGCCGTTTTTCCTGAAATGATGTGACTTTCTTGACTCTTTCCTTGTAGTTTTTATACCTCTCTAGGTCTTTGAGGTATCTGTACCTTACATTTGAACTTCTTCTTATTTCGCTGCCTATAAAACGGATGGTTTTTCCGAGTTTCCAGTAAGCTCGAATTTGGTATATTTTCTCCTTGGTTagacctttacctttacctttacctttacctttacctttacctttacctttacctttacctttacctttacctttacctttacctttacctttacctttacctttacatttacctttacctttacctttacctttacctttacctttacctttacctttacctttacctttacctttacctttacctttacctttacctttacctttacctttacctttacctttacctttacctttacctttacctttacctttacctttacctttacctttacctttacctttacctttacctttacctttacctttgcCTTTTCCGGTGAACATCGTCGcgtctagtacctcaactggagattgggttctaagtTCTAACCCCAGTGTAAAGTTGTTGGTGACAGCAAATGagaggggagaggtgtttccacaaaGGTACCTCTCCTTATCTAGACGgtagcggacgaattctcgagattgaatcaacggtggcgtctacagttccagtaagtttGAAgtacttagtaaacaccttcaagggcttctacgacttattcggagcccagaccTATAAGGAAAGGTTTATCCGGCTCCACGTCCttagagttatactaaggatctggccctccaggttgggggttgtgccatcgGGGCCTCGGATACTGACGGAttggacattgaacaacgacggcTTGaccaaaacgtcaccatggacagctataactataaagttagttaaggactttgtctaactaGTCACCGCTATAAAcatagacaacgacaccagcgctaaaatacaaggaagaataactcttgcaaaacGGTGCTTctttgagtagtaaagtcctgtTTCGAGCATATAAAATCATCATTtaaagacactcatcattccggttctcatttataacGCTGAGGCCTgggccctgtcaaagaaaaatgaaagtgtcttaggatgcttcgagagaaaaattcttcggctGATTTTTCGTCCcatatgcatagatggagaatggaggagaaaatataaagaagttaacagaattaatgTTCTGATAACTTTAGATCCTTCGATGGCTTTGTCATGTAGAGCCaatggatatcaacgctccagcccagaaggtattcgaatccaatcccgagagacggTGCTgtggaggaagaccgcgacaTAGGTGGCGCATGCAGCTGggaaccaacttggcgtgcgaaacttgAGACACCTAGCTacggaccgagctggctggagacgcatgttggttgaaacCCAAGTTCACTCCGTACtatagcgccatcttaagtaagtaagtaataggTAAATTTGgagcttgtccctattcatgtgaccaTTCAAATTGATTGGTGACAATCAGTATACTTTCGAGCCTGATTGATGTAGTGCTGTCATGTGTAGAGATTTGTTCTATAGCCGGACTGCGCGAATGTAGAATACTTTACCAAACTCTGTCTTCAGTTGCAATTGAAGTATTTACGAATCAAAAATCCAATAGACGCGCTCTTTCTATCTTCATTTCTATACAGGTTGGCttgaaaacatgaaaaaaagacttgaaatcaaaaaactaaaaactaaataatttatgtttttaaaatctgttagtattttaacaataaaattggtTTGTGAATCCAGCAGACAATTGATGTCttatattctttaatttattaaaaaatatcagtACCTAAATCTCTACGCCTTCAAAACTCATCACCCATTAGCAATTTTTCTattcatataaattataattaaaccCTTTTTGAAATAATCAGTAAACACTTCAACTAAATTCCATATCGCACTTATTTAGACCTCAGATCATCGAACctaccaacaaaaaatatttaaaccaacaaaattatacTTAGGTTTTACTTAATGTGccattgttaaaataaaataaaagtatttaaaaactgaCATTTCCACAATAACCGTCAATAATACAATGGATTTCAGTAATTTATAGCAAAATTAACGTTTCATTTCCCAgccatgttaatttttttatgacctGTGAAAATTTCACGATATAATTTCATACGCGATTACTCACAATGAACGCTTTCCGCGGTCAAGCGTGATGaattaataattacaaaataaaatactaaaaactggtgtttttcaattttgtcacaCTATAAAGCTCATCACGGAATCCTCACCACGAATCAGTTTGAATTCGAAGTTCAATCTGAATATGAATCGCTTTGGGGTGCTTAATTTAATTGTTGCCATCGGATTGGTAGGTTTTTAATTCTGTAATTAAAATCGCGAAGTGTTGTGATTTACATTATGAAATTTaacaattgaagtttttttacattttttatttgttcaaggTTGCGACAAGTGTAACTGATGCAATCGACTGCAATAGTCgcccagattttaaaaatgccaGAGAATGCTGTCCCCATGAAGATTTTTCCGGCAATGAAGTCATTGCAAAATGTAAGGATTATCTGAATACAGATGATAATTCACCTCCTGGTGGTCACGGTCCTGGTCATaagaaaatgcatttcaatacaGTGAGACAATATCAGATTTAAACTTAAGCCTTTTCTAAAGTATTTCTATACTCTTAATGGTAGTGCTATAATGAATGCATTATGAATGAAACGGGATTGGTTGATTTTGAAACAATGAAAGTTGACGAGGCAAAAACCAAAACCTTTTTGACAGACCTATTGAAAGAAAAACCTGATTTTGTTCAAGTTGTTACAGATGCTATTCTCAAGTGTGCAGACCATGGTAAGAAATTAGTCTGTTAATTGCATTtgaattaataaacttttttttatttgtcataaGTCAAGGAAATGCGTGAAAAGCATGCAAATGATCCTAAGCCGACATTACCACCTGGTGGCTGCAAACCTTGTGCTGCTATGTTTATGCActgtattaaaaaagaaacaactatCAATTGTCCAACCAGTGCTTGGAAGAACGACGAAACATGCAATAATCTTCGGGAATTTATGATGGTTTGCAAGCCCCCAAATCATAGAGGTCCACCCCAATAAGAACAGACGATTAAAGTATgagtacttaaatattttttaaatatattcagttttttttttttgagtagtaaataatattttaaaatatacggaaaataatcaaaaatatgtttttttttgtatcaagtTGAATAGCATTTACAAAATGGTGGTGAGACAAACCTCTTTttgtttgaagattttttttcaatgatgcCGAGTTAGCGtgatagtggctgtccaagatgaaaacggacacacttaggccagtttaatggcccattgtgataccacatgaatcttgaggcttcctcctaagcacAATGacaccagcttgagtcccttacgaaacttgagagattgattatgctgatatgatttagatcgttaaagaagaattctcctaggtaattcttgcgtttttgaacTAGAGTAGGGCATGTACCAAGAAGGTGTAGAACTGCTTTCTCCTCcttctcgtccatacagctgctgcaaaagtcatttgacaaTACGAAGAGTCGCGCCGTgttctttcctattagacaatgTCCGGTTaagacacctattatcgagcttatatgcgatctccTTAGAGAGAACAAGCACCTTGaccgttttaaatccagtgttggccagatgttttttgtgacttgacacgtggtgatgttgttccacctggtgcctgccctcctcacggcatcttgcattagcagcagtttacaagtagcaaatgccaaacgtggtaggatgggttgcaatgtaccgttcctggcgagttcatctgccttacagttgcctttggcc
This window of the Eupeodes corollae chromosome 3, idEupCoro1.1, whole genome shotgun sequence genome carries:
- the LOC129949937 gene encoding general odorant-binding protein 67 isoform X1, whose protein sequence is MNRFGVLNLIVAIGLFFYIFYLFKVATSVTDAIDCNSRPDFKNARECCPHEDFSGNEVIAKCKDYLNTDDNSPPGGHGPGHKKMHFNTCYNECIMNETGLVDFETMKVDEAKTKTFLTDLLKEKPDFVQVVTDAILKCADHVKEMREKHANDPKPTLPPGGCKPCAAMFMHCIKKETTINCPTSAWKNDETCNNLREFMMVCKPPNHRGPPQ
- the LOC129949937 gene encoding general odorant-binding protein 67 isoform X2, which encodes MNRFGVLNLIVAIGLVATSVTDAIDCNSRPDFKNARECCPHEDFSGNEVIAKCKDYLNTDDNSPPGGHGPGHKKMHFNTCYNECIMNETGLVDFETMKVDEAKTKTFLTDLLKEKPDFVQVVTDAILKCADHVKEMREKHANDPKPTLPPGGCKPCAAMFMHCIKKETTINCPTSAWKNDETCNNLREFMMVCKPPNHRGPPQ